A single window of Nicotiana tomentosiformis chromosome 1, ASM39032v3, whole genome shotgun sequence DNA harbors:
- the LOC104120781 gene encoding ferredoxin-thioredoxin reductase, variable chain-like, with amino-acid sequence MTASSPASFTSSILNIPNSKTPSFILNPNPFPQIKVNKSRNPRKANGYFISRSVTADNPTTVSSSSALNLDEGVDEKSAEAIGKVGSRVRVTVPLKVYHVPKVPELDLVNRIGTLKQYVGFHKGKQISANLPYKVEFVVDNLEGRDGPVKFLAHLKEDEFEFLD; translated from the coding sequence ATGACTGCTTCAAGTCCAGCTTCCTTTACATCATCAATTCTCAACATTCCCAATTCCAAAACCCCATCTTTCATTTTAAACCCTAATCCCTTTCCCCAAATCAAAGTCAACAAATCAAGAAACCCTAGAAAAGCAAATGGGTATTTCATTTCTAGGTCTGTAACAGCCGATAACCCCACCACTGTATCCTCTTCATCTGCATTGAACTTAGATGAGGGAGTTGATGAAAAATCTGCTGAAGCAATTGGGAAAGTTGGATCTAGGGTTAGGGTTACGGTTCCGTTGAAAGTGTATCACGTGCCTAAGGTGCCGGAATTGGATTTGGTAAATAGAATTGGAACGTTGAAACAATACGTGGGTTTTCATAAAGGCAAACAAATATCAGCTAATTTGCCTTACAAAGTGGAGTTCGTGGTGGACAATTTGGAAGGGCGAGATGGTCCGGTTAAGTTCTTGGCACACCTTAAGGAAGATGAGTTTGAGTTTCTTGACTGA